The following nucleotide sequence is from Paenibacillus andongensis.
GCAGCACGATGAGCATAAAACCGATATCCATCATCGTAAGTACAGCAGTGGCACTTTTATATGGGGTATACTTCAGAAGCAGCCAGGAGCCAGCTATGGCAATGACAACACCGAAACAAAAGTTGCGCACGATTCTTTTGTAATCCTTAAGCGCAGATAAATGTACCGACTGCAGCCAGATAATAATCAATTCAGAAAAGAACAGATAAGCGGCGGCTTTATAACCAATTCCGGCGGATACTTTTCGGAGAAATAACCACGCAACTAGCGATCCTACTGGCAATGCAGCTGCAATCGCTCCGTAATAGGAGGAAAGCAAGTGCTCGAATTTTTTTAGATAGATCATATCTGAGATATAGCGGGTGACAATCATGGATAACCCCCCGGTAATCAGAACGGAGAAAATAAAGCAATAGACGACGGTCGCGAGGAAAAGCTGGCGCTCCAAGTAAGGGGAGCCTGCCGAGATCATGAACCTCTGCATAAAAACAATGGTGCCCATGCACAAAATCATTGGTCCCACTGTCGTCATCGATGAATAGGCGTACGCTCTGAAACTGCTTAACAGCCCTTGCTGGCCAAACAGCCTCCTTAGTTCGAATCCTATACCCGCCATGTATTCACCTCCTTATATGATCCATACAGGCTTTGATAGCTTTCAATAAACTGCTTCCTTGTATAATATTTTCCAGCCCGCTCCAGACCATTTCTCCCCATTTCTTCACGCAGCTTTTTATTCTTGCAAAGCTTGATAAGGGCTGTAGCCATCTGGTCGTAATGCATCACGGGAACAATCAACCCCGCTGGGCCAATGCCGTCATCCATCCCTTGAAGCAGCTCACGGCAGCTGCCCACATCCGTAGCGACAAAGGGCTTGGAGCTAGCCATTCCTTCCAGAATTGCGAGTGGCATTCCTTCACTTACACTTGAAAGCACCATGACATCCATTCGACCTAAATATTCCTTAATCCGCACTTCACCCGTGAAAATAATTCCTTCCACTTGCAGCGTCTCTACAAGCTGCTGACACTCTGTCAGGTATTCCTCATCCTCTTCGGATGGTCCCATGATATATAGTTCAGCATGCGGTACATCCCGCTTTACAAGCGCAAAGCTTTGAATCATTGTCTTGATATCTTTGATCGGTACGACGCGCACGATTGCGCCAATACGCACGATAGAATCGTCCGGTTGTTTCTCTTGTATAACTTCTTCATAGTCTGCAAGATTGACCCCGTTAGGGATAATTTTAATTTTATCCGGGCTGCAGCCTAGCTCAATTTCAATCTCACGATTTCGGTTAAATAAGGTAATAACCTCATTCGCACTTTCATAAGAGCATTCCGACAAGCGATAGAAGTAATCAATCCATAGATCTTTAAAATACCCTTTTACCCAACCCGCCTTAATAATCTCCTCTTCGCGCTCGCGTGAGTAAATCCCATGCTCGGTCAACAGATAGGGTTTATTGTAAAGATGCTTGCCGAGTGCGCCTATTACACCCGCATAACCCGTGGAGACACTGTGATAGAGATCGGCTTTCGGAATATCATGACGAATGGATAAGAACAACGGAAGCACCATTGAGCGTACAGTCCAGAACATTTCCGTAAAGGGGATTTGGGGATACCGCTCCTTACACAGCTCCACCAACAAATCAAAATAATCCTTGCTCATGAGAAAATCAGCAGCTACACGAAACTGCTTCGTACGCAGCAGATTGAAAATGCCACCCCAGTCCATGTGACCGGCCCCCCCAAGCAAGGCACGAAACGACTCCTGCTCGCTTGCCGTCAACCGGAAACGATGACCCCATTCTCCCTCTTCCCGCATGTAGGCATCCAAAAATATTTCCTTCACCTCTACGACATTGGACGGCAGCTTATATTTAAATTGCCCTCGCTGCTTCTCGAAGGCGCCGATGGTGAATATCACAAATTCGTGCTCCGGTATATTCGTAATCAGGGAATGAATCCAACTCGAGACTCCCCCCGTCACGTAAGGATAGGAGCCCTCAGCGATAATACAGATACGCATACTCTTCATCCACCCAATTCGATGTCAAATTCATTATTATTCGCTGTGATCAAATACGTGTTGTTATCTATTTTTTCTATCTTACAGCCACGAAGTTTACCTATTTTATTTTCCATCCTTAAAATAAAGAAGGCGCGGTCGTGGAAAGGCGCAATCTTGCCATGCAAGACATTCCCTTCCGTACTTAACGTAACTTGGCCCGCGAGTTCTTGCTCCATATCGAAAGCAGCTTCTGCGGAAGTCATCGCCCTCAGCCATGGATAAGTTTGATGGATACGTTCAAGCATTTCGGAAAAGTTTTTATACATCTTCTCCCAAGTCAAACCCCCGCTACGATCCTTTGAATAGGCGTCATCGGGATGGACAAAATGAGAAAAAACCCCATGCGTCGTTATGGCATTTGCAATTAACCACCGTTGGAAATCGCCTTCGGTATAGCCCGAAGTCACCCTCGGCATCTCCACAATGCCATCTTTCGCAATGCTGTATTCCTGCACATAAGCTAGTCCTTTTCCGTCTTCAGGATATAAAGAAGCAATGACCGCAAGCGTCGGCCAACTCTTCTTAATCGCTTCTCTGCCTTCCGGACTAAGCACATTAGATGGTGGGACATACGTTACCATGGAGTAACTCGGAAAAGCTTCGTGTGCAAAATTCACAGCTTCCTTGGTTGCCGCCGCCATATCATCGGTACTGCTCCATAGCTTATAACCGAACTCATCCGCGACTTCTTGACTTCCTGTAAACGATTGATGGTTATACCCATGCAGCCCAATTTCACCGCCGCTCTTCAACACCTCACGTCCGTACGAGATAAGCCCCTTTGAATCTTTGTCTGTCGGTGATTCAAAAGGAGGCTTGACTCGATCCTGATAGGATTCTATCAGAACCCCCGTATATTTAACATCACTCTGCTTCGCCAACGCGAGCATATCCGGCCACCAAATATCTTTGATAAAGGCAGGCCTCGTTTTGTGATACTCATTATAAATGATTGGATCTATTACCGAAGCTATCGGCATAGGAAAATCATCCAGATAGACAATCTTCGAATTGAAGATCGGGTATACAAACACAGGCTCCAGCATACTAATTGCTCCTGAAATGAGTCCGCGATTCATTTTTTCCTGCAGCATGGTCCCGTTAAATACCATGAACTTGCCTTGACCATATGGATACTCCCAAAGAAGAGGAGCGCCCTCCACCGTTTTCGCCAAAACTTTGCTCTTCTTATCGAGCTCAACCGACATCACCGAATTGGTGATGAATGGATCGTTAATGATTAAATTTTCCTCACCTATCAATACATTAGAAGTCAGATGAACACCCTGGGCATCATGACTCTCGCCCGCGTTCACAATTCCCATCTTGCGGTAAAGTCGATAAAAAGCATCCCCCTTTACGGGAGTCGTCTCTTGGAATACATATCCGCCTTGTGCCACATATTGAGCGAGCTCATCGAGATTTCCAAGCAAGCCCATGTCAACGAACGTCGATATGACGACTTGACACCCCGAAGCTTGGAAAGCTCCACTTTGAACATCGAGAGTCTTTACCGGCTTTTTCATGTATCCTAGCACATACTCCGTTTGGGTCTTTTGTTTCTCACTGAAGTCATCAGTACTATCGAATACAATGCAATAGGGCTTACCGGAAGGCTGTATCTGGGCAACAGCTGATTTCAACCCCTTCAGGCCATCGTTCGCTGTACCGTTGCGGTTGAATTGAAGAATAAATTTAGAATTCGTAATTTGAACAGCGATAGCTAGCAGCAATATACCTATCAGAATGATATAGACGTTACGATTGAATTTGACTTTGTTCATCCGTCTTCTCCTCCAACCAAAACCTCACGATAGTTAATGCCTGATTCGATAATCGAATGGGAGATTTTCTTAATTGTATCAGCGTCGACTTCAATTGCTCGATCGAACGCATCGTATAATACACTTTCATTAAACTGAGATAAGCATCCTCATGCAGCGGATACTGCTTTAAATACAGTAAAGCTGTCTGTTCCGCTTCCGCATACTCTTCCAAATCAAGATCGGTTCTAATCTTATCGACATAGACTTCCGCTGAATCCGGCGATTGTTCAATCAACAATTTCAACACGTTCGTGTAAGTATAGCTATATTTAATCCGGGTCCGTTCATCAAGAAAACCACTGCGCATATAAGATTTTAATATGTCGGAGTAAGAACGAAGAACATGCGTGTCTTCCTTGTTCTCCTCGAACTTAACCGCCAGCTCTTGCAGGTTTAGTGTTATTTTGCGCTTCATCTCCATAATCGCGCTAACCGCATAATGCGACGTTTCCGTATCGTCATTACTGACGGCCATTTGAAGAACTTCCAAATAGTCCAAAGAATCCTGCTTCAGTAAATCAATCATCACCCGGCGCCTCGTGGAAATATCATTGACGAGCAGCGCTTCCTCCAGTGGGACTACATTCATTTCCTTTTCCGTTTCCAACCTGCTCACCACATCCGGAAGATGATCGTTTTCGATAAGAATATCGTCAAACAACGATTTCCTCGCTTGTTGATGACGTACATCGTTACGTTCATGCCAACGCTTGGAGCGAAAGGCAGGCAGAAGAAATCCGATTACAGGAAATCCGACAGCAAGTACGATACGAACCCAAGCTTCGTTCTTATCCTGCCGATGCCGGAATCCGATGACTGCAGAGCAAAATACGATGTAAACAAGCAGGATCCACTCAAGCATTGCTGAACTCCTCGTCTAGCATGCGCATATAAATACCATTTTGCTCAAAACGATTTAAGACGAAGGATGCTTCCTCCTGGCTCGAATTGGAGAGAAGCACAAGAAGCTTCCCGTCCCTGCTCATACCCAAATAATCCGTTTCCCGCAAAAATCTTGAAACTTTCTGTGGCGTTTCATCGGAAACATCAAAAGCATCGATTGGCGTAAGCAGCATAAACTCAACGCCATGCTTGGCATTAGCAACTTGTTTACTAGCTAATATGTCGGCAAAAACCTCCGGTTTTAATACAGGCGTTCCATCCATATACCGCTGAACGGCCGTAGCTTCCACATAGGAAAGTGCTCGCGAAAGGGAGGAAGAGATTAAGTCCACTATAATTTTGAAAAGGTTCTGGTGATATAACGTAAAATAATCAAACTTCATGGTATGGACAGAAATGACAGCAACGACTTTGCCATTATTGAAGACAGGAGCGGCAAGGAGGGGGATGTCCCCTTTTAAATCTTTGTTAACAAAAAGCTTCTTCTCCTGAAGGAGCTTTTGGATATAAGGGAAATCCTCCACCTTCATCGATTTGCTCGCGTCAAATTGCGTACCGCTTGACCTAGCCAAGAGACGGAGGTAGCTGCCGTATTTATTCACCGTATAGATCGTAACCGTCTGCGATTTCATGACCGATTCCACGACGCTAACCGTCGAAGTAAAGATTTTTTCCGGCTCCAGACTTTCCAGCTCTTTAACAACAGAATAAATTTTACCAAAGCTGTCTCCGTTGTTCATAATTTGCTGCTGAAGCTCATCCTTAACCTGGCGAGTCTCCTTAAATACCTCTGTTAAAAACTCGTGTTTCTCGGACAGCGATTCAAGCTCTTTCTTCTTCGATTCAAGCATGGTGTTTTTCCGCTCAACCGTATATCCGACGACTAATCCAATAAACAAGTAGACAGCGATATGAAAGAAAAAGTCAGGATCGTAAAATAGCGAAAGCATTTCCCGACCTTTACTGAGTTCATTATAAATATAAAGTCCGGTTGACATCCCGACAGCAAGCATAGATTGTCTATTGCCGTATAGGATGCCGAACAAAATAATATAAATAATTTTGATATCGATAAAGTCAGACAAGCTGTCTCTGAGCAGCAGGCTCATCCATGCTGTAAATCCGAAGGCAAACGCATTCTCTGCATAAGGCATCAACGTTCGAATGACTTGTCCTAGTCTTGAAGGAGCGGTTTGTTTCTTTGCCTTAACTCGTGTCTGCTCTTGTGAGGCATGCTTCTGAACGAACCAATTGTACGTCTTCGCAAGCCCCTGCTGAAACGAATTCTTTGGTACCCAGTCTAAATCGTTCGCTATACGACTGTTGTCCAGCTTGGAACGGTATATATCCCCTTCACGCTGCTCTGAATGCACGATGGCCACCGAGCCATGCATACCTTCCAACGCACTAATTAATTGATTAACCGAATTCTCCGTATTCGCTGATAAATTATACACACCATCCAAACGGGAATAAGACGAACGATAAATAGCGTCTGCCACATCTTCCACGTAGATGAAGTCCCTCGTTTGCCCGCCATCTCCGTAAACGACGAGTTCTTTTCCATTTATCACTTTTTCCATAAATATGGAGATAACGCCACCTTCGCCGACGCTGCCTTGACGCGGTCCGTATACGTTAGAAAAACGGAAGCAAAGCGTATTCAAACCGTACAATTGCTTCCACTTGCTGCAATACGTTTCACCAATCCATTTATTAATACCATAAGGGGAAATAGGATTACAGACCGAGGATTCCGTCAGAGGAATTTCATCATTGTTTCCATAAACGGCAGCAGAAGAAGCGAAAATAAACTTATGAACATTATATTTCTGAGATAATGAAAGCATGTTGGAAAGCCCGAGTACATTGGATTTCGAATCCAGTCTCGGGTCTTCAACCGATGTCTTCACATTCACTTGAGCAGCGAGATGAACGACAGAATCAAACCGGTTACTGCGAAAAATTTCCTCGCATTTCCGATCCTCCACGGACAATACATAGCCTTTATGCTTAAAATCTACATTCTGCTTATTGCCGGTAGACAAATTATCTATGATATAAACTTCATAACCTTCTTTATAGAAGCGTTCTGCGACAAAAGATCCAATAAAGCCATATCCTCCTGTAATTAACACCTTCATACTGAGTTCCTCCAGGACAGATTATTTATGCTTTCCATTCATCTTAATTTCGGTACAAATAGAAAGTATCAATATAGTACTTATAGCATATTTTTTCGCCATTTAACAGCAAAATATTGCGTTTTTCAACCTATTTTTAGTTCTTTAGACCTATTTTTAAAATATAATTAACATACGTGCCAATATCTGTATTGTAACGTCATTCCCTGTCTGATAATATTTCAAAGATAGATCCTGGAGGAGGTACATCTCGTGAAATTCCGTCTTCATCGTGTGCTTATCGCTATAAGCCTTATTCTGGGGATATTGTGCGTTTTCGGCTACCGGAAACTTATGGCAATTGAAGTTATAAACCGAATCTCTTACTTTCCCGCGGAAACGAATCAAGTTCTGAATAACCCCTTTATGGGGTTTGTTATAGACGCAAAATATAATGAGGCCAAGCAGCCCTTTCGGCTTGCTTATGCAAATTTAACATGGGCTGACCTGGAACCGGAAAAAGGGAAGTATGCCTTTGATGCCATTGAAAAAAAATTTCAATTTGCTTTATGGAAGCAAAAGGGAGTATCCCTTATTCTCAGAGTGGTCCTCGATTACCCGAGTAAAACACCGCATAAAGATATTCCGGACTGGTTATATAAAGAAATCGACGAAAAAGGGGTTCCCTACGATTCTGACTACGGTAAGGGATTTAGTCCGGATTATAACAATCCTGTTCTGATCGAAAATCACGAACGCCTGATCCAGGCTTTAGGTAATCGCTACGATAACGATCTCCAAATTGCCTTTATCGAGCTGGGCAGCGTAGGACATTGGGGCGAGTGGCATACCCATAACGAAGGAAACTCACCGATCGAATTCCCTAAAGAAGACGTTACCGATCTATATGTTGAGCATTATTTGCAAAATTTCAAACAAAAGCGTTTGCTAATGAGAAGACCTCATGAAATCGCATTGAATCATGGACTTGGGTTGTTTAATGACGCTTTCGGCTCACGCAAGTCAACGATTGACGGGTTTCTGCAATGGTACACCTATGGATATAAGTCTTGGCTTACTCAAAATGATCAGCCGGCCATGCCTGACTTCTGGAAATCAGCACCTAGCGGTGGCGAATTTACACCTGATGGAGACTATTTGAATGATGCTCATATTGAAGAAACCTTGTTGCAGTCGAAGCTAACGCATGTAAGCTGGCTCGGTCCTAGCGCTCCTTACACAGAGCCTCTCGGCGGTCGGCTTCAGTCGAATATTGACCGATTCTTGAAAACCATTGGATATCGGTTTGTTATCGCAAAGGAGTCTCACGAAAAGGATATTCATGCGGGAAACCCGCTGCACGTCCAAC
It contains:
- the pelF gene encoding GT4 family glycosyltransferase PelF, with the protein product MRICIIAEGSYPYVTGGVSSWIHSLITNIPEHEFVIFTIGAFEKQRGQFKYKLPSNVVEVKEIFLDAYMREEGEWGHRFRLTASEQESFRALLGGAGHMDWGGIFNLLRTKQFRVAADFLMSKDYFDLLVELCKERYPQIPFTEMFWTVRSMVLPLFLSIRHDIPKADLYHSVSTGYAGVIGALGKHLYNKPYLLTEHGIYSREREEEIIKAGWVKGYFKDLWIDYFYRLSECSYESANEVITLFNRNREIEIELGCSPDKIKIIPNGVNLADYEEVIQEKQPDDSIVRIGAIVRVVPIKDIKTMIQSFALVKRDVPHAELYIMGPSEEDEEYLTECQQLVETLQVEGIIFTGEVRIKEYLGRMDVMVLSSVSEGMPLAILEGMASSKPFVATDVGSCRELLQGMDDGIGPAGLIVPVMHYDQMATALIKLCKNKKLREEMGRNGLERAGKYYTRKQFIESYQSLYGSYKEVNTWRV
- a CDS encoding DUF2194 domain-containing protein — translated: MNKVKFNRNVYIILIGILLLAIAVQITNSKFILQFNRNGTANDGLKGLKSAVAQIQPSGKPYCIVFDSTDDFSEKQKTQTEYVLGYMKKPVKTLDVQSGAFQASGCQVVISTFVDMGLLGNLDELAQYVAQGGYVFQETTPVKGDAFYRLYRKMGIVNAGESHDAQGVHLTSNVLIGEENLIINDPFITNSVMSVELDKKSKVLAKTVEGAPLLWEYPYGQGKFMVFNGTMLQEKMNRGLISGAISMLEPVFVYPIFNSKIVYLDDFPMPIASVIDPIIYNEYHKTRPAFIKDIWWPDMLALAKQSDVKYTGVLIESYQDRVKPPFESPTDKDSKGLISYGREVLKSGGEIGLHGYNHQSFTGSQEVADEFGYKLWSSTDDMAAATKEAVNFAHEAFPSYSMVTYVPPSNVLSPEGREAIKKSWPTLAVIASLYPEDGKGLAYVQEYSIAKDGIVEMPRVTSGYTEGDFQRWLIANAITTHGVFSHFVHPDDAYSKDRSGGLTWEKMYKNFSEMLERIHQTYPWLRAMTSAEAAFDMEQELAGQVTLSTEGNVLHGKIAPFHDRAFFILRMENKIGKLRGCKIEKIDNNTYLITANNNEFDIELGG
- a CDS encoding NAD-dependent epimerase/dehydratase family protein, giving the protein MKVLITGGYGFIGSFVAERFYKEGYEVYIIDNLSTGNKQNVDFKHKGYVLSVEDRKCEEIFRSNRFDSVVHLAAQVNVKTSVEDPRLDSKSNVLGLSNMLSLSQKYNVHKFIFASSAAVYGNNDEIPLTESSVCNPISPYGINKWIGETYCSKWKQLYGLNTLCFRFSNVYGPRQGSVGEGGVISIFMEKVINGKELVVYGDGGQTRDFIYVEDVADAIYRSSYSRLDGVYNLSANTENSVNQLISALEGMHGSVAIVHSEQREGDIYRSKLDNSRIANDLDWVPKNSFQQGLAKTYNWFVQKHASQEQTRVKAKKQTAPSRLGQVIRTLMPYAENAFAFGFTAWMSLLLRDSLSDFIDIKIIYIILFGILYGNRQSMLAVGMSTGLYIYNELSKGREMLSLFYDPDFFFHIAVYLFIGLVVGYTVERKNTMLESKKKELESLSEKHEFLTEVFKETRQVKDELQQQIMNNGDSFGKIYSVVKELESLEPEKIFTSTVSVVESVMKSQTVTIYTVNKYGSYLRLLARSSGTQFDASKSMKVEDFPYIQKLLQEKKLFVNKDLKGDIPLLAAPVFNNGKVVAVISVHTMKFDYFTLYHQNLFKIIVDLISSSLSRALSYVEATAVQRYMDGTPVLKPEVFADILASKQVANAKHGVEFMLLTPIDAFDVSDETPQKVSRFLRETDYLGMSRDGKLLVLLSNSSQEEASFVLNRFEQNGIYMRMLDEEFSNA
- a CDS encoding DUF4832 domain-containing protein; translated protein: MKFRLHRVLIAISLILGILCVFGYRKLMAIEVINRISYFPAETNQVLNNPFMGFVIDAKYNEAKQPFRLAYANLTWADLEPEKGKYAFDAIEKKFQFALWKQKGVSLILRVVLDYPSKTPHKDIPDWLYKEIDEKGVPYDSDYGKGFSPDYNNPVLIENHERLIQALGNRYDNDLQIAFIELGSVGHWGEWHTHNEGNSPIEFPKEDVTDLYVEHYLQNFKQKRLLMRRPHEIALNHGLGLFNDAFGSRKSTIDGFLQWYTYGYKSWLTQNDQPAMPDFWKSAPSGGEFTPDGDYLNDAHIEETLLQSKLTHVSWLGPSAPYTEPLGGRLQSNIDRFLKTIGYRFVIAKESHEKDIHAGNPLHVQLTMINRGVAPFYFAWPLELSLTDEQGAIVSQMRTIDIREWLPGEKDVTGTLSIPKNLAPGNYKVNAAILNPQTGKPEVDFANDGRRSDGRYSLGTVRVLD